One Arvicanthis niloticus isolate mArvNil1 chromosome 3, mArvNil1.pat.X, whole genome shotgun sequence DNA segment encodes these proteins:
- the Oxa1l gene encoding mitochondrial inner membrane protein OXA1L translates to MAMSSVCGRWHLLRLLGPQRSFHSVAGSLKPLAAELLAARPCNGRPHYALLGVLTPRCISTSATLFAEAQVQASPVVPAAVPEVASGGPADVLQCATEQSFTELGLGSYTPVGLIQNLLEYIHVDLGLPWWGAIATCTVLARCLVFPLIVKGQREAAKIHNHMPVMQKFSTRIREAKLAGDQAEFYKATIEMTRYQKKHDIKLFRPLILPLTQAPVFISFFIALREMANLPVPSLQTGGLWWFQDLTVSDPIYVLPLVVTATMWGVLELGAETGVQSSDLQFMRNIIRVMPLVVLPVTIHFPSAVFMYWLSSNMFSLCQVACLRIPAVRTVLKIPQRVIHDPDKLPPREGFLKSFKKGWKNAEIAHQLREREQRMQKHLDLAARGPLRQTFTHNPLLQHDPSHPPNTPNSSTNSIKANAKKPWQDTLG, encoded by the exons ATGGCGATGAGTTCGGTGTGCGGTCGCTGGCACCTTCTGCGACTCCTAGGACCCCAGCGTTCG TTCCACAGTGTCGCAGGGTCTCTGAAACCGCTGGCCGCCGAGCTCCTCGCAGCCCGCCCGTGTAATGGGCGGCCACACTACGCTCTTCTCGGTGTCTTAACTCCTCGCTGCATCAGTACATCTGCCACCCTCTTTGCAGAAGCCCAG GTCCAGGCATCTCCTGTTGTTCCTGCTGCAGTACCAGAGGTAGCTTCAGGAGGCCCTGCAGATGTACTTCAGTGTGCTACAGAACAGAGCTTCACAGAACTGGGGCTTGGCTCGTACACCCCCGTGGGACTCATCCAGAACCTCTTGGAATATATACATGTCGACCTGGGGCTGCCTTGGTGGGGGGCCATTGCCACAT GTACTGTCCTTGCCCGTTGCCTGGTTTTTCCGCTCATTGTGAAGGGCCAGCGAGAAGCAGCCAAGATCCACAACCACATGCCAGTGATGCAGAAGTTTTCCACTCGAATCAGAGAGGCTAAGTTGGCAGGAGACCAGGCTGAGT TTTACAAGGCCACCATAGAGATGACACGCTATCAGAAAAAACATGATATTAAACTCTTCAGACCACTCATTCTACCTCTCACTCAG GCTCCCGTCTTCATCTCCTTCTTTATTGCCTTGAGAGAGATGGCCAACCTGCCTGTGCCCAGCCTCCAGACAGGTGGGCTCTGGTGGTTTCAAGATCTCACTGTATCTGATCCCATCTACGTCTTGCCACTGGTAGTCACTGCCACAATGTGGGGTGTCCTTGAG CTAGGTGCTGAGACAGGTGTGCAGAGCTCTGACCTTCAGTTCATGAGGAACATTATCAGGGTGATGCCGCTAGTCGTCTTGCCTGTGACCATCCACTTCCCCTCG GCAGTGTTCATGTACTGGCTGTCCTCCAATATGTTCTCCCTGTGCCAAGTAGCCTGCCTCCGGATTCCAGCTGTGCGCACAGTGCTTAAGATCCCCCAGCGAGTCATACATGACCCCGACAAATTGCCTCCTAGGGAAGGCTTCTTGAAGAGCTTCAAAAAAG GCTGGAAGAATGCTGAAATTGCACATCAGCTTCGAGAGCGGGAGCAGCGAATGCAGAAACACTTGGACCTAGCTGCCAGAG GTCCCTTACGGCAGACTTTTACCCATAACCCTCTGCTACAGCATGATCCAAGTCACCCCCCCAACACCCCCAACAGCAGCACCAACAGCATCAAAGCAAATGCAAAGAAGCCTTGGCAGGACACACTTGGCTGA